Proteins found in one Brevibacillus brevis genomic segment:
- a CDS encoding ABC transporter transmembrane domain-containing protein gives MLFVIKNLFSYIRPYKLLSSLFFLTLALDLLFLSLAPLSFQMIIDKAIVPKDMHVFTVILLVLAISGFICVSAGIVSDYVLAKLNARVQNDLRQKLFAHMQHLPVSYFHKTRSGELVSHFSVDLPVIDRSLAILFTTGIQSLAVVTISTMVLFYLEWVMALCILVGAILIFSGPYLLGRRAHAVNAAYKEQLAAMTNDVQENTRAQMVIKGFNLQAVMIDKFNERLKFLLVSNYRKNLMAAKLERIPALCLLLINFTIIGFGSYLALTGRISVGSLVAFFTMYTSMGNAVFNLTFTLPLMTDAQVSMERIQKVLNEPSEKVDHSAEQLDLRTTEVSVKNVTFGYQENQLSIKQVSMQIPARKKVAIVGSSGSGKSTIVQLLLGFYQPSSGHIEINGTKLDECNRGAIRKHVGVVFQDHFLFHGTIAENIRLGKLDATSEELRIAAQQAEIHDFIMSLPDQYETLVLDGGSNLSGGQRQRLAIARAIVRNPSLLILDEATSALDPISEASINKTFTKLSRDRTVITVTHRLSTITDMDQIFVLEQGELVEQGTHVQLLQKRGYYRRLWDKQSVLTATEGNADVLGADMPDILHLFHTETFTAGQTIIREGEAAEKFHLLARGKVDVSQASAESEEQIHLAILEDGDHFGETGLVGALQTTTVTALTSCVVMTLPLKVYQYFTSQHSTVGKNVQHPIR, from the coding sequence ATGCTGTTCGTCATCAAAAACCTGTTTAGCTACATACGCCCCTATAAGCTCCTGAGTTCCCTTTTTTTCCTCACGCTTGCTCTCGATCTGCTTTTTTTATCCTTGGCACCTCTCAGTTTCCAGATGATCATTGATAAAGCGATTGTTCCCAAAGATATGCACGTTTTCACAGTCATCCTGTTAGTATTGGCGATTAGTGGGTTTATCTGTGTCAGCGCTGGAATAGTCAGTGATTATGTGCTGGCAAAACTAAATGCACGTGTGCAAAATGATTTGCGGCAAAAACTGTTTGCACATATGCAGCATTTGCCGGTCAGCTATTTCCACAAAACGCGTTCGGGCGAACTGGTCTCTCACTTTTCAGTGGATTTGCCTGTCATTGACAGATCGTTAGCGATTCTCTTCACGACCGGTATTCAGTCATTGGCGGTCGTGACGATTAGTACGATGGTGTTGTTTTACTTGGAATGGGTGATGGCGCTGTGTATTTTGGTGGGGGCAATCTTGATCTTCTCAGGCCCTTATTTGCTTGGCCGACGTGCCCACGCAGTCAATGCCGCATACAAAGAACAACTCGCGGCTATGACGAATGATGTCCAGGAAAACACGAGAGCGCAAATGGTTATCAAGGGCTTCAATCTGCAAGCTGTCATGATCGATAAATTCAATGAAAGACTCAAATTTTTGTTGGTCAGCAACTACCGCAAAAATTTGATGGCAGCGAAGCTGGAACGAATCCCTGCGCTATGCTTACTACTCATCAACTTTACGATTATCGGCTTCGGTTCCTATTTGGCACTCACCGGGCGAATCTCTGTCGGTTCGCTTGTCGCCTTTTTTACCATGTATACGTCGATGGGGAATGCAGTGTTTAATCTGACCTTTACGCTCCCGCTGATGACAGATGCACAAGTCAGTATGGAGCGTATCCAGAAGGTGCTGAATGAACCTAGTGAAAAAGTCGACCATTCTGCGGAACAATTGGATTTACGTACGACTGAAGTGTCCGTCAAAAATGTTACGTTTGGCTATCAGGAAAATCAGTTGTCCATCAAGCAGGTCAGCATGCAGATTCCGGCTCGGAAAAAAGTGGCAATTGTTGGCTCCAGCGGGTCTGGAAAAAGCACGATCGTTCAGCTGCTACTAGGCTTTTATCAACCTAGTTCTGGTCATATCGAGATAAACGGCACAAAACTAGATGAATGTAATCGGGGAGCCATCCGCAAGCATGTAGGGGTCGTTTTTCAGGATCACTTTCTTTTTCACGGAACAATAGCCGAAAACATCCGGCTCGGCAAACTCGATGCGACCAGCGAGGAATTGAGGATAGCTGCACAGCAAGCGGAGATCCATGACTTTATCATGTCTCTACCTGACCAGTACGAAACACTAGTTTTGGATGGGGGAAGCAACCTCTCAGGGGGACAAAGGCAGCGACTTGCCATTGCTCGAGCGATTGTGCGCAATCCTTCTCTACTCATTCTGGATGAAGCCACTTCTGCTCTCGATCCCATTTCAGAGGCTTCTATTAACAAGACTTTTACAAAGCTTTCCAGAGATCGGACTGTCATTACGGTGACACATCGTTTGTCGACGATAACGGACATGGATCAAATATTTGTGTTGGAGCAGGGGGAACTAGTGGAGCAAGGGACACATGTTCAACTGTTGCAAAAGCGGGGCTATTACAGAAGGCTATGGGACAAGCAAAGTGTTTTGACTGCGACAGAAGGTAATGCGGATGTTTTAGGTGCTGACATGCCTGATATTTTACATCTCTTCCATACCGAGACGTTTACGGCTGGACAGACGATCATTCGGGAAGGAGAAGCAGCAGAGAAGTTTCACCTCCTCGCACGAGGAAAGGTAGACGTATCCCAAGCATCTGCTGAATCTGAGGAGCAGATTCACCTTGCGATCTTGGAGGACGGGGATCACTTTGGAGAAACAGGCTTAGTAGGTGCTTTACAGACAACAACCGTGACAGCTCTCACCTCTTGTGTTGTTATGACCTTACCTTTAAAGGTATACCAGTACTTCACGTCCCAACACTCGACGGTTGGCAAGAACGTCCAACACCCGATACGTTAA
- a CDS encoding GNAT family N-acetyltransferase has protein sequence MHVQFRKCTSDHDFAQFTLFFMRNRLEFSRMFSLSDTLAHILTFLPDSHLILIEGERGKLVGWGHYQYMTAERQPDPEGEICYIHSVIVEEKYRKSRVFLKGFRYLIRQVQTENAQVKQVTFCADAEHAYLNRLYSKFAQVAGEQEGYYGQENIYMSEINQLASYLGMDAIDVK, from the coding sequence ATGCATGTCCAATTTAGAAAATGTACCAGTGACCATGATTTTGCTCAATTTACGTTATTCTTTATGCGCAATCGATTGGAATTTAGTCGAATGTTTTCCCTCAGTGATACGCTTGCTCATATTTTGACGTTTCTCCCGGATTCTCATTTGATCCTGATAGAAGGCGAGCGAGGTAAATTGGTCGGATGGGGCCATTATCAATACATGACAGCAGAAAGGCAACCAGACCCAGAGGGCGAAATTTGCTATATCCATTCCGTCATCGTCGAAGAAAAATATCGAAAAAGCAGGGTATTTCTGAAAGGCTTTCGCTATCTTATCAGACAGGTTCAAACAGAAAACGCACAAGTGAAACAGGTGACCTTTTGCGCTGATGCTGAACATGCCTATCTGAACCGGCTCTATTCGAAATTTGCACAGGTTGCAGGGGAGCAGGAGGGCTACTACGGACAAGAAAACATCTACATGTCCGAAATCAATCAGCTCGCTTCCTATCTGGGAATGGACGCAATTGACGTTAAATAA
- a CDS encoding ABC transporter permease subunit yields MTYVKQLIGMFFLVIVVCGGPFMLYTQKEEIVFEPGNIVVHTVYLIQQIAEGSLGTYYSGQTERSIAEDILPFAISSFELLFASVSVAVLASIIFGLLLQRFQIVRQFQKVLNLLATIPDFILIVVSIVGAVGFYKMTNIRIITLSPVSDSESTWFPITLLSIGPTIFLMKVVSLKYAQIGGEDYIKTALAKGMGIWHVLIHHVYKNIKPFLIADLKKTIAISVANLFIVEYLLNVVGLTRFIFSKDGGYEFNAAVMGLLGIILLSILVYVLIRLILYVIERAVVYK; encoded by the coding sequence TTGACCTATGTAAAACAATTAATTGGGATGTTTTTCCTAGTGATCGTCGTTTGCGGTGGGCCGTTCATGCTATATACGCAAAAGGAAGAAATTGTGTTCGAACCGGGAAATATCGTAGTTCATACGGTGTATCTGATTCAGCAGATTGCAGAAGGCTCTCTCGGAACCTATTATTCGGGGCAAACGGAAAGGAGCATCGCGGAGGATATCCTGCCATTTGCCATTAGCTCCTTTGAACTACTATTCGCAAGTGTTAGTGTCGCAGTCCTAGCTAGTATTATTTTTGGATTGTTATTGCAGCGCTTTCAGATTGTGCGTCAATTTCAAAAGGTTCTGAATCTGCTTGCCACGATTCCTGATTTTATCCTGATTGTTGTCTCGATTGTGGGTGCGGTCGGATTCTACAAGATGACAAACATTCGAATTATCACCCTGTCACCTGTAAGTGACTCGGAGAGTACCTGGTTTCCGATTACGCTACTGTCAATTGGACCGACGATATTCCTTATGAAGGTAGTCAGCCTGAAGTATGCACAAATCGGCGGCGAAGACTACATTAAAACAGCACTTGCCAAGGGGATGGGGATCTGGCATGTTCTCATTCACCACGTCTATAAAAATATCAAACCGTTTCTCATTGCTGATTTAAAGAAGACAATTGCGATTTCGGTAGCCAACTTGTTTATTGTCGAGTACTTATTAAACGTCGTAGGATTGACCCGCTTTATTTTCAGCAAAGATGGCGGTTACGAGTTCAATGCTGCCGTCATGGGACTGTTAGGTATTATTTTGCTATCCATTTTGGTCTATGTATTGATTCGTCTCATTCTGTATGTGATTGAACGCGCGGTTGTGTATAAATAA
- a CDS encoding ABC transporter permease: protein MRKRFNWALWLGSILVVILMVIGVTGPYLAPYDVDYQVKVRNEMVNGKQVIISPPLAPSSEHLLGTDKWGYDLLTKLLHGAPYTIFITLMIALLRLLMGAWIGLYIGILDKQQRWWIAIENAWGYMPIFIPVYFLLKGININPELPTFTLVLFFIVVVAVLGTPSVAASIRQKTEQIKESQYVLAATSLGAGRDQIIFRHILPHLKEHLVIVLVTEMIATMTLMGLLGIFGLFVGGTIMYYDPVEYHSTTHEWAGLLGTYRNFVYTNYTWIFLIPLAAYLVAIGSFSLLAKGLRDKFEQTYSRTPFI from the coding sequence ATGAGGAAACGGTTCAATTGGGCTTTATGGCTAGGCAGTATCTTGGTAGTCATTCTCATGGTTATCGGTGTAACCGGACCCTATTTGGCCCCTTATGACGTCGATTACCAGGTGAAAGTGCGCAATGAGATGGTGAACGGGAAGCAAGTGATTATTTCACCTCCTTTGGCACCCTCAAGCGAGCATCTGTTGGGTACGGATAAATGGGGCTATGATTTACTAACAAAACTGCTCCACGGGGCACCGTACACCATTTTTATTACGCTCATGATTGCGTTATTGCGATTATTGATGGGGGCATGGATCGGACTGTATATTGGAATATTGGACAAGCAGCAGCGCTGGTGGATTGCGATTGAGAACGCCTGGGGATACATGCCTATATTTATTCCTGTCTATTTTTTATTGAAAGGAATCAATATCAATCCCGAATTGCCAACGTTTACGCTCGTATTGTTTTTCATAGTGGTTGTGGCTGTGCTAGGGACGCCTTCGGTAGCTGCGTCCATCCGTCAAAAAACGGAGCAAATCAAGGAATCGCAGTACGTTTTAGCTGCGACTTCGCTGGGGGCCGGGCGGGATCAGATCATCTTTCGACACATCCTACCGCATTTGAAGGAGCATCTGGTCATTGTCCTGGTAACAGAGATGATCGCCACCATGACGTTGATGGGGCTTCTCGGAATATTTGGTCTTTTTGTAGGCGGCACGATTATGTACTATGACCCAGTTGAGTATCACTCGACCACACATGAATGGGCAGGACTGCTCGGGACTTACCGAAACTTTGTCTACACGAATTACACGTGGATTTTCCTGATCCCACTTGCTGCTTATCTGGTTGCAATTGGTTCCTTTAGTCTACTGGCCAAAGGATTGCGTGATAAATTCGAACAGACGTATAGTCGTACCCCATTTATTTAA
- a CDS encoding ABC transporter permease, which produces MKRRFHFSLWLGSIFVLALMVIAVVGPYLAPYDLEYQAKMRQEIVNGKQVMVSPPLPPSEEHLLGTDKWGYDLLTLLLHGAPYTVFITLAIAFIRVLLGTWIGLYISIQDKEQHWWMAIENAWSYMPVFIPVYFLLKGINVNSELPTFTLVLLFIGLVSVLGTPSVASSVRQKAEQIKESQYVLAAISLGAGRNQIVFRHILPHLKEQLIIILVTEMIAVMTLMGLLGIFDLFVGGTKMTFDPILYHSITHEWAGLLGSYRGFIYSNYTWIFLVPLGAFMIAIGSFSLLAKGLRDKFEQTYSRTPFI; this is translated from the coding sequence ATGAAAAGACGATTCCATTTTTCTTTATGGCTAGGCAGTATTTTCGTGCTCGCTCTGATGGTGATCGCTGTGGTGGGTCCTTACTTGGCTCCCTATGATCTGGAATATCAGGCGAAGATGCGTCAGGAGATTGTGAACGGGAAACAAGTCATGGTCTCTCCACCCTTACCACCGTCAGAGGAACATCTGCTCGGCACGGACAAATGGGGGTATGATTTACTAACCCTCTTGCTCCATGGAGCGCCATACACTGTTTTTATTACCCTTGCGATCGCATTCATTCGCGTGTTACTTGGTACATGGATTGGACTCTATATCAGTATTCAAGATAAAGAGCAGCATTGGTGGATGGCGATTGAAAATGCATGGAGCTATATGCCTGTGTTTATCCCCGTGTATTTTCTTTTGAAAGGGATCAATGTGAACTCCGAGCTGCCGACTTTCACGCTGGTTCTGCTATTCATAGGGCTTGTCTCTGTCCTTGGAACTCCTTCTGTAGCCTCTTCTGTGCGTCAAAAGGCCGAACAAATTAAGGAATCCCAATACGTCTTGGCTGCCATTTCACTGGGAGCTGGACGGAATCAAATCGTCTTTCGCCACATCTTGCCACATTTGAAGGAACAGCTCATTATTATCTTGGTGACAGAAATGATCGCTGTCATGACTTTGATGGGGCTTCTCGGCATATTTGACCTGTTTGTTGGTGGAACCAAAATGACCTTTGACCCGATTTTGTATCATTCTATTACACACGAATGGGCCGGGTTGCTCGGGTCTTATCGAGGCTTTATTTACAGTAACTATACGTGGATTTTTCTCGTACCGCTGGGGGCATTTATGATCGCCATTGGATCGTTTAGCTTGTTGGCAAAAGGGTTGCGTGATAAGTTCGAACAAACGTATAGTCGTACTCCTTTTATTTAA
- a CDS encoding helix-turn-helix domain-containing protein: MKGSDQTKPLLTNREREVFELLVQDKTTKEIAGQLFISEKTVRNHISNVMQKLGVKGRSQAVVELVRLGELEI; encoded by the coding sequence TTGAAGGGTAGCGACCAAACCAAGCCGTTGTTAACGAATCGCGAAAGAGAAGTGTTTGAACTCTTGGTCCAAGATAAGACAACCAAAGAGATTGCCGGACAACTCTTCATCAGCGAAAAGACTGTGCGCAATCACATTAGTAATGTCATGCAAAAATTAGGTGTCAAAGGTCGATCTCAGGCAGTAGTCGAACTCGTTCGACTTGGTGAACTAGAGATTTGA
- a CDS encoding YkvA family protein, with amino-acid sequence MAEATFFQTIKRKAKSLKLEAYVLYFAYKDSRVSWYAKLFAILVVAYAFSPIDLIPDFIPILGYLDDIILVPLGIWLALKLIPKPVISDCREKAQQLLTKGKPKNWIIGVLFILIWILLGIGVCWYLYKLLFS; translated from the coding sequence TTGGCCGAAGCAACCTTCTTTCAAACTATAAAAAGAAAAGCCAAAAGCTTAAAATTAGAAGCATATGTATTATATTTTGCATATAAGGACTCCAGAGTTTCTTGGTATGCAAAACTATTTGCAATTCTCGTTGTAGCATATGCCTTTAGTCCGATAGATTTAATCCCTGACTTCATCCCAATTTTGGGGTACTTGGATGACATCATTTTAGTTCCACTAGGGATATGGCTAGCATTAAAGCTTATACCTAAACCAGTGATTAGTGATTGTCGAGAAAAAGCTCAACAGCTTCTCACTAAAGGTAAACCGAAAAATTGGATTATTGGCGTACTTTTCATTCTCATTTGGATTCTCCTTGGAATTGGGGTATGTTGGTACCTCTACAAATTGCTTTTTTCATGA
- a CDS encoding M23 family metallopeptidase codes for MKIRNIAILSLLTLAVTLTPTAFAAEASNSSQPSKMNETSFLLEAPIHDTYVISSDFGLQIDPETKESKGHNGLDYATAKGTAIFAANDGIVLFAGSNQGYGETIIIKHNSEFSTLYGHILFGSFLVKPGDTVKKGQKIAEVGSSETGDMLHFSVMKQRTLVNPTDYLPQNNQ; via the coding sequence ATGAAAATCAGAAACATTGCTATTTTGAGTCTATTAACTTTAGCAGTTACTTTAACACCAACAGCTTTCGCGGCGGAGGCAAGTAATTCGAGTCAGCCTAGTAAAATGAACGAGACAAGCTTTTTGTTAGAAGCCCCCATCCATGATACTTATGTCATTTCCTCTGATTTTGGCTTGCAAATTGATCCTGAAACCAAGGAATCAAAAGGTCATAACGGATTAGACTATGCAACCGCTAAAGGTACAGCTATCTTTGCAGCAAATGATGGTATCGTTCTTTTCGCTGGTAGCAATCAAGGCTATGGAGAAACTATCATCATCAAGCACAATTCCGAATTCAGTACTCTCTATGGTCACATTCTCTTTGGTTCATTTCTTGTGAAGCCCGGAGATACCGTAAAGAAAGGTCAAAAAATAGCAGAAGTAGGCTCGTCCGAAACAGGAGATATGCTGCATTTTTCTGTTATGAAACAAAGAACTCTAGTTAATCCTACTGATTATTTACCACAAAATAACCAATGA
- a CDS encoding glycosyl hydrolase family 18 protein, with translation MKIERDTMKFGKCVRNVLMASALLVTSVLPMAAQVAQAEENQAEATAVSNYKIIGYYPSWGAYGRNYNVTDIDPNKVTHINYAFADICWNGRHGNPDPTGPNPQTWACQDEVGNINAPNGTVVLGDPWIDVQKSFPGDTWDQPIRGNLNQLAKLKQKNPQLKTLISIGGWTWSNRFSDVAADPAARQVFAQSSVDFIRKYQMDGVDLDWEYPVEGGLPGNSKRPEDKQNYTLLLQAVRDKLDAAEVTDGKQYYLTIASGASPSYAANTELGNIARVVDWINIMTYDFYGAFQKQTGHNAPLAYDPAAGAAGLPNAQTFNVQTAVEGHLRDGVPASKLVLGLPFYGRGWSGCGTANNGEYQNCTGPSTGTWEAGMLDFTDIQNNYVNKNGFTRHWNDAAKVPYLFNPASKTYISYDDVTSIGHKTSYITSKGLAGAMFWEFSGDRNKVLLDKVNGDLLGGTAPVDNVPPTAPATLQSTAITATSVSLTWGAATDNVGVMGYEVYNGNQLAKTVTGTNTTISGLTPGTTYQFTVKAKDAAGNSSAASNEVTVTTDTTQPDNQPPSTPTNLVITGKTSTSISLSWAASTDNIAVTNYEVYNGTALAADVTTTTATVTGLTPNTSYTFSVVAKDAAGNSSQKSIEVVGVTDSANPGTPAWAPNVNYVAGDLVSYQGKVYKCLQPHTSLVGWEPPNVAALWQVQQQAAVEGVEGYVDEQMTEETEGNTDTQ, from the coding sequence ATGAAGATCGAGAGGGATACTATGAAATTCGGGAAATGTGTTAGGAATGTGCTAATGGCAAGTGCTCTGCTGGTCACCTCCGTGTTGCCCATGGCGGCACAGGTGGCGCAAGCAGAGGAAAATCAAGCGGAGGCGACAGCGGTATCCAATTACAAAATTATTGGCTACTATCCCTCATGGGGAGCTTATGGACGAAACTACAATGTAACGGATATCGATCCCAATAAAGTAACGCATATTAACTACGCATTTGCGGATATTTGCTGGAATGGCAGACACGGCAACCCAGATCCAACGGGGCCCAATCCACAGACTTGGGCTTGCCAGGATGAAGTAGGCAATATTAATGCCCCGAATGGTACAGTTGTCCTCGGAGATCCATGGATTGATGTGCAAAAATCCTTTCCCGGAGATACGTGGGATCAGCCGATCCGCGGAAATCTGAATCAATTGGCAAAATTAAAGCAAAAAAACCCTCAATTAAAGACATTGATATCAATCGGGGGCTGGACGTGGTCCAATCGCTTCTCTGATGTAGCAGCAGATCCGGCTGCACGCCAAGTATTTGCTCAGTCCTCGGTAGATTTTATTCGGAAATATCAAATGGATGGGGTCGATCTCGATTGGGAGTACCCAGTTGAAGGAGGCTTGCCTGGAAACAGCAAACGTCCAGAAGATAAGCAAAATTACACACTCTTACTACAGGCTGTCAGAGACAAACTCGATGCGGCTGAGGTAACGGATGGCAAACAGTACTATTTGACGATCGCCTCTGGTGCCAGCCCTAGTTATGCAGCAAATACAGAGCTTGGAAATATTGCCCGGGTTGTGGATTGGATCAATATTATGACCTACGACTTCTATGGAGCCTTCCAAAAGCAGACAGGGCATAACGCTCCGTTGGCCTATGATCCGGCAGCAGGAGCAGCAGGTTTGCCAAATGCTCAAACCTTTAATGTCCAAACAGCTGTAGAGGGCCATCTTCGTGACGGTGTTCCTGCCAGCAAGCTCGTTCTCGGACTTCCGTTTTACGGAAGGGGCTGGTCGGGTTGCGGAACGGCTAACAATGGGGAATATCAAAATTGCACAGGGCCTTCAACAGGAACGTGGGAAGCTGGTATGCTTGACTTCACGGATATCCAAAATAATTATGTGAACAAAAATGGCTTCACACGCCACTGGAATGACGCTGCAAAAGTGCCTTACCTCTTCAACCCCGCTTCGAAAACATATATCAGCTATGACGACGTGACTTCAATCGGTCACAAAACCTCTTATATTACATCCAAAGGATTGGCAGGCGCAATGTTCTGGGAATTTAGCGGGGACCGTAACAAGGTTCTGCTAGACAAAGTGAATGGCGATCTTCTGGGCGGGACAGCTCCGGTCGACAACGTACCGCCGACAGCACCAGCTACTCTCCAATCGACGGCAATAACAGCGACAAGTGTGAGCCTGACTTGGGGAGCTGCAACCGACAATGTAGGGGTTATGGGCTATGAGGTATACAATGGCAATCAGCTTGCGAAAACGGTAACCGGTACAAATACGACGATTAGCGGGCTTACACCCGGCACTACGTACCAATTCACAGTGAAGGCGAAAGATGCAGCAGGTAATTCCTCAGCAGCAAGCAATGAGGTAACGGTTACTACGGATACGACTCAACCAGACAATCAACCGCCAAGCACACCTACCAATCTAGTCATTACAGGGAAAACAAGCACGAGTATCAGCTTGAGCTGGGCTGCATCTACAGACAATATCGCGGTGACGAATTACGAGGTTTACAACGGGACAGCATTAGCTGCGGATGTAACGACTACGACGGCAACTGTCACAGGACTCACGCCAAACACCTCTTATACCTTCTCTGTGGTAGCGAAGGATGCAGCAGGTAATTCTTCACAGAAGAGCATTGAGGTCGTAGGTGTGACAGATTCTGCGAATCCGGGAACTCCTGCATGGGCGCCAAATGTAAACTACGTAGCTGGTGACTTGGTCAGCTATCAAGGCAAGGTATACAAATGTCTGCAACCACACACTTCTCTCGTAGGGTGGGAGCCACCAAATGTAGCGGCTCTCTGGCAAGTTCAACAGCAAGCGGCAGTTGAAGGAGTCGAGGGTTATGTAGATGAGCAGATGACGGAAGAAACAGAAGGAAATACAGATACCCAATAA
- a CDS encoding DUF4901 domain-containing protein, translating to MMKKVTHAVFLLMAASIAMSSSSGALARENTLEKIKVEQMTPEINNLVEKGVKKAASLIPYLKDYPVREVVVKDTPYLLVNNYKSKENNAEFVTLVLDKNTGDLLEFGKHELYNQKSQTLYPIDKSKEIAVSFMTKLYGEDMAGYQFDGDGVAKVFDGQTNTIQFVRMVNGVPFTDDIVQIQVDHEGQITGKSLGKPIEKISFAKLDQILSKEKAEKQLSTYMKLRYSLDKDGKTYKLLYVPAFSGKLDAVSGKDSLNMPYHSKVNVKPKGASQPVAQSREEAQAYLTQRTGYDFAKGNVFFEDLTGEKPVIIQYFWKTRKWEGRTNYSWRTDDGWIGSMLIEPKTGSIVSYHVIDTSVSKTATKKLTQEQALQLAINELAEITPAGTGELLLLQPGEYDESTNQYDFFFVRQEQEIPVEDGLTHISINGSNGKVMGIDLNEKVDGVMADPKKAISQEEAAAALLKKYPLQLQYSLQEEGKASLVYTIPRLFDAKIDALTGEFYTYGSTE from the coding sequence ATGATGAAAAAAGTTACGCACGCTGTGTTCCTCCTGATGGCTGCAAGTATTGCGATGTCATCTTCTAGTGGTGCACTGGCAAGGGAGAATACGCTGGAAAAAATAAAAGTAGAGCAAATGACTCCTGAAATAAATAATCTGGTAGAAAAAGGGGTAAAGAAAGCAGCTAGTCTCATCCCTTATTTGAAAGATTATCCTGTTAGAGAAGTAGTAGTGAAAGACACTCCTTATCTGCTCGTGAACAACTACAAGTCAAAAGAAAACAATGCAGAATTCGTTACCTTAGTGCTCGACAAAAATACTGGTGACCTGCTTGAGTTTGGCAAACACGAGCTATATAACCAAAAGAGCCAAACGCTTTACCCGATCGACAAATCGAAAGAAATAGCCGTGTCGTTTATGACAAAGTTGTACGGTGAAGACATGGCAGGATACCAGTTTGATGGGGATGGGGTTGCGAAAGTTTTCGATGGTCAAACAAATACCATTCAGTTTGTACGTATGGTCAACGGAGTTCCTTTCACAGACGACATCGTTCAGATACAAGTTGATCACGAAGGGCAAATCACAGGAAAATCCCTTGGCAAACCAATCGAAAAAATCTCCTTCGCGAAATTGGATCAGATCCTATCCAAAGAAAAAGCTGAGAAACAGCTATCCACCTATATGAAATTACGGTATTCCCTCGATAAAGACGGAAAAACATACAAGCTCCTCTATGTTCCTGCTTTTTCCGGTAAGTTGGATGCCGTGTCCGGCAAAGACAGCTTGAATATGCCTTATCATAGCAAAGTGAATGTGAAACCAAAGGGTGCCAGCCAGCCCGTAGCACAATCCCGTGAAGAAGCACAAGCGTATTTGACTCAGCGTACGGGTTATGATTTTGCAAAAGGGAATGTCTTTTTTGAAGATTTAACTGGTGAAAAACCCGTGATTATCCAATATTTCTGGAAAACAAGGAAATGGGAGGGCCGTACTAATTATTCGTGGAGAACAGACGACGGATGGATTGGGAGCATGCTAATCGAACCGAAGACAGGGTCAATTGTGAGCTATCATGTCATCGATACAAGTGTGTCAAAGACCGCTACCAAAAAATTGACGCAAGAGCAGGCTTTGCAATTGGCCATAAATGAATTAGCAGAGATCACTCCAGCTGGTACAGGCGAGTTGCTGCTACTTCAGCCCGGAGAATATGATGAAAGTACAAATCAATACGACTTCTTTTTTGTGAGGCAAGAGCAAGAGATTCCTGTTGAGGATGGGCTGACGCATATCTCGATCAACGGCAGCAACGGGAAAGTCATGGGGATCGATCTCAATGAAAAGGTCGATGGAGTTATGGCTGATCCGAAGAAGGCAATCTCCCAAGAAGAAGCGGCAGCCGCATTGCTCAAGAAATATCCATTGCAGCTACAGTATAGCTTGCAAGAGGAAGGCAAAGCTTCTCTCGTTTATACGATACCTAGGCTATTCGATGCAAAAATAGATGCGTTGACGGGTGAGTTTTATACGTACGGGTCCACAGAATAA